In Anseongella ginsenosidimutans, one genomic interval encodes:
- a CDS encoding GPW/gp25 family protein, producing MPTSFLGTGWSFPPSFDNISGETAMLSDHADVESSLAVLLSTRPGERVMLPSYGCALDELVFESLTTTFKAYIKDLVKTAILFHEPRIRLNGISLDDSGESEGRILIIVDYTVKRTNSRANYVFPFYKNEGSEVR from the coding sequence ATGCCCACTTCATTTTTAGGTACCGGCTGGAGTTTTCCTCCTTCCTTTGATAATATCAGCGGGGAAACGGCCATGTTAAGCGATCATGCCGATGTGGAAAGCAGCCTGGCTGTTTTGCTGAGTACGCGACCCGGCGAGCGCGTCATGCTGCCTTCCTACGGCTGCGCCCTGGATGAACTGGTTTTTGAATCCCTGACCACTACCTTTAAAGCCTATATCAAAGACCTGGTAAAAACCGCCATTCTTTTTCATGAGCCCAGGATCAGGCTGAACGGGATAAGCCTGGACGATTCCGGCGAATCAGAAGGGCGCATCCTGATCATCGTGGACTATACCGTGAAGCGGACGAATTCCCGGGCCAATTATGTATTCCCATTCTATAAAAACGAAGGGAGTGAAGTGAGATGA
- a CDS encoding DUF5908 family protein has protein sequence MPIEIKELHIKAVVAPRQIAPSGWSQYTRSEYEKMRKELVKDCIEKILQLLDDKKER, from the coding sequence ATGCCCATCGAAATAAAAGAACTGCACATTAAGGCAGTAGTAGCCCCCAGGCAAATAGCTCCTTCCGGCTGGAGCCAGTACACCAGGAGCGAGTACGAAAAAATGCGAAAGGAACTGGTGAAAGATTGCATTGAAAAGATCCTGCAATTGCTGGACGATAAAAAAGAACGCTGA
- the vgrG gene encoding type VI secretion system tip protein VgrG has translation MAVSRTIPHTEKADVVTCAILVNGAELSRAIPLLSIDIKKEVNKIPLARVRIGDGDPSLGDFPLSNREELIPGNEIEIRIGYRNDNNSLFRGIIVSHSNKISARKAELLIECRDKAVKLTIGKKNKHFENLSNAEIAEEIIARYGLESEIESTGVRYKEAVQFNTSDWDFMLSRMDRTGRICLVEDGKIILKKPDLSAPAVLDLLFGATIIDYQAEIDAREQLAHVKARSWDYSNQELAENTSDEPEAPSAGNLSPASLSEITGPEEYLLPGAGKAESAVLKEWANARTLKSRLSKVRGHVRFQGFREVKPGDFITINGVGERFTGPVFVSAVRQEYAGGNWHTTVNFGMPGEWFSEQLNPFHLSAQSGWFPSVQGLQTGIVTDLEDPEGEFRVKVRLPLVNPAEEGLWMRVATLDAGNARGTFFRPELGDEVIAGFLHNDPDHPVILGMLHSSALAAPLTASNANPEKGYVSREGIKMIFHDADRSLTLETPAGKKITLDDSAGAISVEDEHGNSIRMEAAGITIDSAASLNLKAAADIKLEAVNILLSPSSQFGVSAGASEITAGGGSAEIKSASVKINGAGLTEIKGGLVKIN, from the coding sequence ATGGCAGTATCCAGGACTATACCTCACACGGAAAAAGCGGATGTCGTTACCTGCGCCATTCTAGTTAATGGAGCCGAACTTTCAAGGGCCATTCCCCTGCTTTCCATTGACATAAAAAAGGAAGTGAACAAGATCCCTTTAGCCAGGGTCCGGATCGGTGACGGAGATCCTTCCCTGGGAGACTTCCCCCTCAGCAACCGGGAAGAGTTGATCCCGGGAAACGAAATTGAGATAAGGATCGGCTACCGCAATGATAACAACAGTCTGTTTCGCGGCATAATCGTCTCCCATTCCAACAAAATATCCGCCCGGAAAGCGGAACTGCTCATTGAATGCAGGGACAAAGCCGTGAAACTTACCATCGGTAAGAAAAACAAGCATTTTGAAAATCTTAGCAACGCGGAAATTGCCGAAGAAATCATTGCACGTTACGGACTTGAAAGTGAAATTGAAAGTACCGGCGTCCGGTATAAAGAGGCCGTTCAGTTCAATACAAGCGACTGGGATTTTATGCTTTCCCGGATGGACCGGACCGGCAGGATCTGCCTGGTGGAAGATGGGAAGATCATTCTGAAAAAACCCGACTTATCTGCTCCCGCTGTACTTGACCTCCTTTTCGGCGCGACGATAATCGACTATCAGGCAGAAATTGACGCCAGGGAGCAATTAGCGCACGTCAAAGCGAGATCCTGGGACTACAGTAACCAGGAGCTGGCCGAAAACACGTCGGATGAGCCGGAAGCGCCTTCGGCAGGCAATCTCAGCCCGGCATCCCTTTCGGAGATCACCGGCCCGGAAGAATACCTGCTGCCCGGCGCGGGAAAGGCGGAATCCGCCGTATTAAAAGAATGGGCGAACGCCCGAACGCTGAAAAGCCGTTTGTCGAAAGTCAGGGGACATGTCAGATTCCAGGGATTCAGGGAAGTAAAACCCGGAGATTTCATTACGATCAACGGGGTAGGGGAACGTTTTACCGGACCTGTTTTTGTTTCCGCGGTCCGGCAGGAATATGCGGGCGGCAACTGGCATACCACGGTGAATTTTGGCATGCCGGGCGAATGGTTCAGCGAGCAGCTGAATCCCTTTCATTTATCGGCCCAATCGGGCTGGTTCCCGTCCGTTCAGGGGTTGCAGACAGGCATTGTGACCGACCTGGAAGACCCGGAAGGCGAATTCCGGGTAAAGGTACGCCTGCCGCTGGTCAATCCGGCGGAGGAAGGCCTCTGGATGCGTGTTGCAACGCTGGATGCGGGCAATGCACGCGGTACTTTTTTCAGGCCGGAGCTTGGCGACGAGGTGATCGCAGGCTTCCTTCATAACGATCCCGATCACCCGGTAATCCTGGGCATGCTGCACAGTAGTGCGCTTGCCGCCCCGCTCACCGCATCTAACGCAAACCCGGAGAAAGGCTATGTGAGCAGGGAAGGCATTAAAATGATATTTCATGACGCGGACCGCTCACTTACGCTGGAAACTCCCGCGGGAAAAAAAATTACACTGGATGATAGTGCCGGCGCCATCAGCGTGGAAGACGAGCATGGGAACAGTATCCGGATGGAAGCCGCCGGCATAACCATAGACAGCGCCGCCTCCCTGAATCTGAAAGCGGCCGCGGACATTAAACTCGAAGCCGTGAATATCCTTCTCAGCCCTTCTTCCCAGTTCGGTGTATCGGCCGGCGCTTCCGAAATAACCGCCGGGGGAGGGAGCGCCGAAATTAAAAGCGCTTCGGTAAAGATCAACGGCGCCGGCCTGACGGAAATTAAAGGTGGATTGGTAAAAATAAACTAA
- a CDS encoding phage tail sheath C-terminal domain-containing protein, with the protein MGARTLDGNSNEWRYVSVRRFFNMVEESVKKATEPFVFEPNDANTWVKVRAMIENFLTLQWRAGALAGAKPEHAFYVKVGLGQTMTAQDILEGRMIVETGMAVVRPAEFIVLRFSHKMQES; encoded by the coding sequence ATGGGGGCAAGGACGCTTGACGGGAACAGCAACGAGTGGCGTTACGTAAGCGTGCGGCGCTTTTTCAATATGGTGGAGGAATCGGTAAAAAAAGCCACCGAGCCTTTTGTTTTTGAGCCGAACGATGCCAATACCTGGGTTAAAGTACGGGCGATGATCGAGAATTTCCTGACCCTTCAGTGGCGCGCGGGCGCCCTTGCCGGCGCCAAGCCCGAACATGCTTTTTACGTAAAGGTAGGGCTGGGGCAAACCATGACGGCGCAGGATATCCTGGAAGGGCGGATGATCGTGGAGACAGGCATGGCTGTGGTTCGCCCGGCAGAGTTCATTGTATTGCGTTTTAGTCATAAAATGCAGGAATCTTAA
- a CDS encoding phage tail protein, with product MAIPGTYPLTGFHFVVAFELFPQLPQDFRFQEVSGLSVNMEMEPYREGGQNRFEHQLPVKTSYTDLTLKRGMFELPSGIMAWCINAVQHFEFQPTNLLVSLLNDQHIPVQSWYVVNAIPKSVEFSSLNAEQSQVAIETLVLSYNYFNILNQSAGLAAGLNAAAI from the coding sequence ATGGCTATCCCGGGCACTTATCCCTTAACGGGTTTTCATTTCGTAGTGGCCTTTGAGCTTTTCCCCCAGCTGCCGCAGGATTTCCGTTTCCAGGAAGTAAGCGGGCTTTCGGTTAATATGGAAATGGAACCTTACCGCGAAGGCGGGCAGAACCGCTTCGAACACCAGCTGCCGGTAAAGACCAGCTACACCGATCTGACCTTGAAACGGGGAATGTTTGAACTGCCGTCTGGGATCATGGCATGGTGCATCAACGCGGTTCAGCACTTCGAATTTCAACCAACCAACCTGCTGGTTTCCCTGCTGAATGATCAGCATATTCCCGTGCAGTCCTGGTACGTGGTAAATGCGATTCCCAAAAGCGTGGAATTCAGCAGCCTGAATGCCGAACAAAGCCAGGTGGCCATTGAAACGCTGGTGCTGAGTTATAACTATTTCAACATACTGAACCAGTCCGCCGGCCTGGCCGCTGGCCTTAATGCCGCCGCCATTTAG
- a CDS encoding DUF4255 domain-containing protein translates to MINQAIQAILSRLNDYIGTAEPEVVLGNISLIDAFQDTSAQSLTDRVIASVVNIEQEGSLRNIPFRRPSLNQDGLPRVQEREPEIHLNVYLLFGSNKNNYGTALLRISQVIAFFQRKFVFTPADTPELGALDLNKVVFDLYSTNFTELNQLWGIMGGKYIPSVVYKMRVCIIQDADEVPSAMVEEINLGAANLNNG, encoded by the coding sequence ATGATTAACCAGGCAATACAAGCGATCCTTTCCCGCCTCAACGACTATATAGGCACGGCGGAACCAGAAGTAGTACTCGGGAATATTTCCCTGATAGACGCTTTCCAGGATACTTCCGCCCAAAGCCTCACCGACAGGGTGATAGCCTCGGTTGTCAATATTGAACAGGAAGGCTCCCTGCGGAACATTCCTTTCCGGCGCCCCTCCCTTAACCAGGACGGCCTTCCGCGGGTGCAGGAACGCGAGCCGGAAATCCATTTGAATGTGTACCTGCTTTTCGGATCGAATAAGAACAACTACGGCACCGCGCTTCTCCGGATCTCCCAGGTGATCGCCTTCTTTCAGCGGAAGTTTGTTTTCACCCCAGCTGATACTCCTGAACTGGGCGCCCTGGATCTGAACAAGGTCGTTTTTGATCTTTACTCGACCAATTTCACGGAACTTAACCAATTGTGGGGGATTATGGGCGGGAAATATATTCCATCGGTGGTGTACAAGATGCGGGTCTGCATTATACAGGACGCTGATGAAGTTCCTTCCGCGATGGTCGAAGAAATTAACCTTGGGGCGGCAAACCTGAACAACGGCTGA
- a CDS encoding PAAR domain-containing protein, with translation MGGPVLPPGTVTVLTGGLPAATLGDMCVCAGPPDMIAAGSSTVLIGGKPAARMGDMTAHGGSIIAGCPTVLIGG, from the coding sequence GTGGGCGGGCCGGTGCTTCCGCCGGGAACGGTAACGGTACTGACAGGCGGCCTTCCGGCGGCCACCCTCGGAGATATGTGCGTGTGCGCGGGCCCCCCCGACATGATCGCGGCCGGATCTTCGACCGTCCTTATCGGCGGGAAACCGGCAGCACGCATGGGAGACATGACTGCACACGGCGGGAGCATTATAGCAGGCTGCCCCACGGTACTGATCGGCGGATAA
- a CDS encoding phage tail sheath C-terminal domain-containing protein, translating into MVEESTKKAAEPFVFEPNDANTWVKVRAMIENFLTLQWRAGALAGAKPEHAFYVKVGLGQTMTAQDILEGRMIVEIGMAVVRPAEFIILRFSHKMQES; encoded by the coding sequence ATGGTGGAAGAATCGACGAAAAAGGCGGCCGAGCCCTTCGTTTTCGAGCCGAACGATGCCAATACCTGGGTTAAAGTGAGGGCCATGATCGAGAACTTCCTGACCCTTCAGTGGCGGGCGGGAGCCCTTGCAGGCGCCAAGCCCGAACATGCTTTTTATGTAAAGGTAGGCCTGGGGCAAACCATGACGGCACAGGATATCCTGGAGGGGCGGATGATCGTGGAGATAGGCATGGCTGTGGTCCGTCCTGCGGAATTCATTATCCTGCGTTTCAGCCATAAAATGCAGGAATCCTGA
- a CDS encoding sensor histidine kinase — MQTSENNLIPVLIVGTLVIVALIIFLFLFVIIYQRRMLKSQTELQQLQTEQQSDLLKAVFEAQESERKRLAEDLHDSVGQVLSVIKFNLHRLEKVCENKTETSDLMRNTRNLAEECILEIRNIIHNMMPHLLTNFGLAEALKELSRKVEQRSGIQVDFGSTLSARYPPEIEITFYRIAQELFSNAIKHSGAREITVTLFKEEARLILCFHDNGTGFDIQKVKHGFGLKNLSSRLQLVDGSLQIDSDSQKGTSVTVIVTPPVWNQ; from the coding sequence TTGCAAACCTCCGAAAACAACCTGATCCCCGTACTGATCGTTGGCACGCTCGTCATTGTGGCACTCATCATCTTTTTATTCCTTTTCGTCATTATTTACCAGAGAAGGATGTTAAAAAGTCAAACCGAGCTGCAGCAGCTTCAGACAGAGCAGCAAAGCGACCTGCTGAAAGCGGTTTTTGAAGCCCAGGAAAGCGAGCGAAAAAGGCTGGCCGAAGACCTGCACGACAGCGTGGGCCAGGTACTTTCGGTCATAAAATTCAACCTGCACCGCCTGGAAAAGGTCTGCGAAAACAAAACTGAAACCAGCGATCTGATGAGGAATACGCGGAACCTGGCCGAGGAATGTATCCTGGAAATCCGCAATATCATTCATAATATGATGCCTCACCTGCTTACGAATTTCGGCCTGGCCGAAGCGCTGAAGGAACTCTCCCGTAAGGTAGAGCAGCGCAGCGGGATCCAGGTGGATTTCGGCAGCACGCTCAGCGCCCGCTATCCCCCGGAGATAGAGATCACCTTTTACCGGATTGCGCAGGAACTGTTCAGCAATGCCATTAAACATTCAGGCGCAAGGGAAATAACCGTAACTTTATTCAAAGAAGAAGCCCGGTTAATCCTTTGCTTCCATGATAACGGAACAGGATTCGATATACAAAAAGTAAAACACGGTTTCGGGTTGAAGAATCTTAGCAGCCGCCTGCAGCTGGTGGACGGCAGCCTGCAAATTGATTCGGATTCCCAAAAAGGCACTTCCGTAACAGTTATAGTAACTCCCCCTGTATGGAATCAATAA
- a CDS encoding phage tail sheath family protein produces the protein MINLAALSTPGVYIDEVPKLPPSVAQVETAIPAFIGYTRETEFNGEPLLNKAVRIKSLVEYELVFGARTETFTATVDSAAGGTTVSISDPGTLFRMYYALQLYFANGGGPCYIVSIGPDDGSETISDTAHTAGLNAIAREDEPTLLVFPDAEGISDTDKFYGVYQAALAQCELLKDRFVICDIQGGHKDFNAPGEASVINDNTIGFRSHIGTNSLRYGAAYYPHLETSLSYNYDELLVNVSGSAVPANAVLRAPDTASQADKDKSLFHSFNDLYHRVKDAIASLPLILPPGGAIAGVYAGVDATRGVWKSPANVSLNYVRRPVVEIDDQDQEGLNVDTSGKSVNAIRKFTGKGTLVWGQGRLTGTAMSGVTLVYGVFSIWWKNRRKRRPSPSFSSRTMPIPGLK, from the coding sequence ATGATAAATCTGGCAGCGCTGAGTACCCCTGGTGTTTACATTGACGAGGTACCTAAACTTCCGCCTTCCGTAGCCCAGGTAGAAACTGCTATCCCGGCTTTTATCGGATATACGCGGGAAACAGAGTTTAACGGGGAACCCCTTCTGAACAAGGCGGTAAGAATTAAATCCCTGGTCGAATACGAACTTGTATTCGGAGCCAGGACGGAAACCTTCACGGCTACAGTTGATTCCGCCGCCGGCGGGACGACGGTTTCAATAAGCGATCCCGGTACTTTATTCAGAATGTATTATGCCCTGCAATTGTACTTTGCCAATGGGGGAGGCCCCTGTTATATCGTATCCATCGGGCCGGATGACGGCTCGGAAACTATTTCCGATACCGCGCATACTGCCGGGCTGAATGCCATTGCCAGGGAAGACGAACCCACCCTGCTGGTGTTCCCGGATGCAGAAGGAATCTCGGATACGGACAAATTTTACGGGGTGTACCAGGCGGCCCTTGCCCAATGCGAATTACTGAAAGACCGCTTTGTGATCTGCGATATTCAGGGAGGGCATAAAGATTTCAACGCTCCCGGTGAAGCGAGTGTCATAAACGACAATACCATCGGTTTTCGCAGCCATATAGGTACTAATTCGCTGCGCTACGGAGCAGCCTATTACCCGCACCTGGAAACCAGCCTTTCCTATAATTACGATGAACTGCTGGTAAATGTCTCCGGATCGGCGGTTCCGGCAAATGCGGTCCTGAGGGCTCCGGATACCGCTTCGCAGGCAGATAAGGACAAATCACTCTTCCATAGTTTCAATGATCTTTATCACCGGGTAAAGGATGCCATTGCCAGCCTGCCGCTTATTTTGCCTCCGGGCGGCGCTATCGCCGGCGTGTATGCCGGTGTGGATGCCACGCGAGGGGTCTGGAAATCACCCGCCAACGTGAGCCTGAATTATGTCAGAAGGCCGGTAGTAGAAATAGACGACCAGGATCAGGAAGGCCTGAACGTGGACACCAGCGGAAAGTCCGTCAACGCCATCCGGAAATTTACCGGCAAAGGTACCCTGGTATGGGGGCAAGGACGCTTGACGGGAACAGCAATGAGTGGCGTTACGTTAGTGTACGGCGTTTTTTCAATATGGTGGAAGAATCGACGAAAAAGGCGGCCGAGCCCTTCGTTTTCGAGCCGAACGATGCCAATACCTGGGTTAAAGTGA
- a CDS encoding baseplate J/gp47 family protein: MSSPCNNTNPLKRPGVNQGERVLAALLPGFVSVDEREYPDLILFAKQYAAFLHYYNKHNAAEGDWRPFMLMDVSVTLATLTRLDIQEYITYAKDIYSEIRSSATAQETELKNYFKTIFDLCFSITLLLDHYYQALPADVEFKEVLGNTVRSGLPEYFDRLKKYYAEAVNQGLIDPAGTFLFNDRPRDLLLSQDFHATDLSGIWNDPAGPPFTPVFTGASTGLKIKNIATHNLFTGITDQYLKVLARIVNAAPAHLDRTMDEFPGHSPHYALFLTFIKLFRISQERLNTFTARHLDLYYREILRLTKKDPEPDQVHLLFELAKTASAGVLLEQGTVFKAGKDRDGQELFYSLKEQAILGKGKVAALKNTFATREEGTSGSRISAGFVANSGDGMGGPLLHADKSWNAFGEPGRAFARAGFGIASDYLFLAEGKRVITFTFQVTGGEFFRLNPARLNSLFRVQLSAEKGWFEPLSAAGKTTVAADGQSFSMQVTLDGGDPPVTSWSPEVHGYQFEQEIPMALFTLREGRADDELWRLRISGIHLKVTVEGVKSLLIENDEGSLNPAKPFELFGPAPHQGSSFIMGCRELFMKARRPAGKVHASLALTWDNHETLTETFDVNPPVEIHYLEDARWKEEVFSPSQSLFALSGSSPEKKTTLQFQLPELDVQGDYSAANNYSPLSKWGFLKIILKGSFGHADYPRRLAESIAVVSATNSDGITTTSVDMGDIKEPYTPRVKEISLNYEAGTGLDLNRPDKGNFIHLTPFGYTGLPGEAFPGHLLPQFPAEGEMFIGLDELQTGQTLPLLFQVAEGTADPAASQQDVVWHYLAAGNEWKPFQKEEIADETGGLLKSGIIRFSIPPAASSKSTLMDEQLHWIRASVAKNTQSIPRLITVAAQAATAEFQDYKGEGNSFKQVLPAGAISKLLLSNPAIKKVEQPYASFGGRAREDDASWYRWVSERLRHKQRAVSIWDYERLVLEKFPGIYKVKCINHAQSNNELSPGHVLLVPVPDLHGRNAFDPLRPSAGLGLLEDIKKFLSGIASPHVELEVCNPLFEEIQLEFNVQYRSDDMAFFTRQLRMELEQFLAPWAFDTESDIEFGSRLSKSALINFIEERPYVDHISCVKMYCINGGLRSNDLEEALASSARSVFVSVKAEDKVYPHIINENVCAC, encoded by the coding sequence ATGAGCAGTCCTTGTAATAATACCAATCCCCTGAAACGGCCGGGCGTAAACCAGGGTGAGCGGGTCCTCGCCGCTCTCCTGCCCGGCTTTGTTAGCGTGGATGAACGGGAGTACCCGGACCTGATCCTCTTTGCAAAGCAGTATGCCGCCTTTCTTCATTATTACAACAAGCATAATGCGGCAGAAGGCGATTGGAGGCCCTTTATGCTGATGGATGTCTCGGTTACCCTGGCTACGCTGACGCGTCTTGACATACAGGAATACATCACCTATGCGAAGGATATTTACTCGGAGATCAGGTCAAGCGCCACGGCGCAGGAAACCGAACTGAAAAACTATTTCAAAACCATTTTTGACCTTTGCTTTTCCATTACCCTTTTGCTGGATCATTATTACCAGGCACTTCCCGCGGATGTTGAATTTAAGGAGGTCCTGGGAAATACCGTTCGTTCCGGCCTGCCGGAATATTTCGACCGGCTTAAAAAATACTACGCGGAGGCGGTCAATCAGGGCCTTATTGATCCTGCGGGCACATTTCTTTTCAATGACCGGCCGCGCGATCTGCTTCTTTCCCAGGACTTTCATGCGACAGATCTTTCCGGCATCTGGAATGATCCTGCCGGGCCTCCTTTTACTCCTGTGTTCACCGGGGCCAGCACTGGCCTGAAAATAAAAAATATCGCCACGCATAACCTGTTCACCGGCATTACCGACCAGTATCTTAAAGTACTGGCCCGCATAGTGAACGCCGCCCCGGCCCACCTGGACCGGACGATGGATGAATTTCCCGGCCACAGCCCGCATTACGCACTTTTCCTGACCTTCATTAAATTGTTCAGGATTTCGCAGGAGCGCCTCAATACCTTCACGGCCAGGCATCTTGACCTGTATTACCGGGAAATTCTCCGGTTAACAAAAAAGGACCCGGAACCCGACCAGGTACACCTCCTGTTCGAACTGGCTAAAACAGCAAGCGCCGGCGTACTTCTGGAACAGGGAACGGTGTTTAAAGCCGGAAAGGACCGGGACGGACAGGAGCTGTTTTACAGCCTGAAAGAGCAGGCCATCCTCGGGAAAGGGAAAGTGGCCGCGCTTAAAAATACGTTTGCAACGCGGGAAGAAGGAACTTCCGGCAGCCGGATCTCCGCTGGTTTTGTGGCAAATTCGGGAGATGGAATGGGAGGCCCGCTGCTGCATGCCGATAAAAGCTGGAACGCTTTCGGGGAGCCGGGCCGGGCCTTTGCAAGAGCCGGATTCGGCATTGCTTCCGATTATTTGTTCCTGGCTGAGGGAAAGCGGGTGATCACTTTTACTTTCCAGGTAACCGGAGGGGAATTCTTCAGGCTGAACCCGGCAAGGCTGAACAGTCTTTTCAGGGTGCAATTGAGCGCCGAAAAAGGCTGGTTTGAGCCGCTTTCCGCAGCCGGGAAAACTACCGTGGCCGCTGACGGGCAGTCCTTTTCCATGCAGGTTACCCTGGACGGAGGAGACCCGCCGGTAACGTCCTGGTCTCCGGAGGTACATGGGTATCAGTTTGAGCAAGAGATTCCTATGGCGCTTTTTACATTGCGGGAAGGCAGGGCAGACGATGAACTGTGGCGGCTGCGAATCTCGGGGATCCATTTAAAAGTAACGGTTGAAGGTGTTAAGAGCCTTCTTATTGAAAATGACGAAGGATCGCTTAACCCTGCCAAACCCTTTGAGCTTTTCGGCCCGGCTCCGCACCAGGGTTCATCCTTCATCATGGGTTGCCGGGAATTGTTCATGAAAGCCCGGCGTCCTGCCGGAAAGGTACATGCCAGCCTGGCTTTAACCTGGGATAATCATGAAACCCTGACAGAAACATTCGACGTAAATCCGCCGGTTGAAATCCATTACCTGGAGGATGCCCGCTGGAAAGAAGAGGTTTTTTCACCTTCTCAATCGCTTTTTGCCCTTTCGGGAAGCAGCCCGGAAAAGAAAACGACCCTGCAGTTTCAGCTGCCGGAGCTGGACGTGCAGGGGGACTATTCAGCCGCGAACAACTATTCGCCCCTTTCCAAATGGGGTTTTCTCAAAATAATATTGAAAGGCAGCTTCGGGCATGCGGACTATCCCAGAAGGCTTGCCGAAAGCATAGCGGTGGTTTCGGCGACCAATAGCGACGGAATCACCACCACTTCGGTTGATATGGGAGATATAAAGGAACCCTATACGCCCCGGGTGAAAGAAATAAGCCTCAATTACGAGGCAGGCACCGGCCTGGACCTCAACCGGCCGGACAAAGGGAATTTCATTCACCTGACTCCTTTCGGTTATACGGGCTTGCCGGGCGAAGCATTTCCCGGCCACCTGCTGCCGCAGTTTCCCGCCGAAGGCGAAATGTTCATTGGACTGGATGAATTGCAGACCGGGCAGACACTACCCTTGCTGTTCCAGGTGGCCGAAGGCACGGCCGACCCGGCGGCGTCGCAACAGGATGTTGTATGGCATTACCTGGCTGCGGGAAATGAATGGAAACCCTTCCAAAAGGAAGAGATCGCTGATGAAACCGGCGGCCTGCTTAAATCGGGGATCATCAGGTTCTCCATTCCCCCGGCAGCCAGCAGCAAAAGCACCCTTATGGACGAACAGCTGCACTGGATCAGGGCGAGCGTCGCAAAAAACACCCAGTCAATTCCCCGCCTCATCACCGTCGCCGCGCAGGCGGCGACCGCAGAATTCCAGGATTATAAAGGAGAAGGAAATAGCTTTAAGCAGGTGCTTCCCGCCGGAGCCATCAGCAAACTGCTGCTTAGTAACCCGGCTATTAAAAAGGTGGAGCAGCCCTATGCTTCTTTCGGAGGAAGGGCCCGGGAGGACGATGCGTCCTGGTACCGCTGGGTAAGCGAAAGGTTGCGTCATAAGCAGCGGGCGGTTTCGATCTGGGATTATGAACGGCTGGTACTGGAAAAGTTTCCCGGCATTTATAAAGTGAAATGCATTAATCATGCACAAAGCAATAATGAACTAAGCCCGGGACACGTGCTGTTGGTACCGGTACCCGATTTGCATGGCAGGAACGCCTTTGATCCTTTAAGGCCCAGCGCAGGTTTGGGCCTGCTGGAGGATATAAAGAAATTTCTCTCCGGTATTGCCTCGCCCCATGTGGAACTGGAGGTATGCAATCCCTTATTCGAAGAAATACAACTCGAATTCAACGTTCAGTACCGAAGCGACGATATGGCCTTCTTCACCCGGCAGCTTCGCATGGAACTTGAGCAATTCCTGGCGCCCTGGGCATTTGACACGGAAAGCGATATTGAATTCGGCAGCAGGCTGAGTAAAAGCGCGCTGATCAATTTTATAGAGGAAAGGCCCTACGTGGATCATATCAGCTGCGTAAAAATGTATTGCATCAACGGTGGCCTGCGGTCAAATGACCTGGAAGAAGCCCTGGCAAGCTCCGCCCGGTCCGTATTTGTATCGGTAAAAGCGGAAGACAAGGTTTATCCACATATCATCAACGAAAACGTATGCGCATGCTAA
- a CDS encoding phage tail protein — translation MATYPIPKFHFQVEWGGSKIGFTEVTGLDITTEVIEYRDGASPEFSKVKMPGQRTFSNITLKRGTFAGDNEFYDWFNTVNMNQIERRDLTISLLNENHEPVVVWKVKNAWPLKVTPTDLTAEGNDVALETMELAHEGLTIQNE, via the coding sequence ATGGCAACTTATCCAATTCCAAAATTTCATTTCCAGGTCGAATGGGGCGGCAGCAAGATCGGGTTTACCGAAGTAACCGGCCTGGATATCACTACCGAGGTGATTGAATACCGGGACGGGGCCAGCCCCGAATTTTCGAAAGTGAAAATGCCCGGCCAGCGCACGTTCAGCAATATTACGCTGAAACGAGGCACCTTTGCCGGGGACAACGAGTTTTACGACTGGTTCAACACCGTAAATATGAACCAGATAGAACGGCGCGACCTCACGATCAGCCTGCTGAATGAGAACCATGAGCCGGTGGTGGTCTGGAAGGTAAAAAATGCCTGGCCGCTGAAAGTCACTCCCACTGATCTGACCGCCGAAGGGAATGATGTCGCCCTGGAAACCATGGAGCTGGCTCATGAAGGCCTGACCATCCAAAACGAATAA